A genome region from Scleropages formosus chromosome 6, fSclFor1.1, whole genome shotgun sequence includes the following:
- the LOC108935722 gene encoding glutathione hydrolase 1 proenzyme-like, with the protein MARKKAVVTSLVLLVVAVCIFLGIFYGMKRRGPSTEYTKNRHFPRAAVAADAGPCSEIGRDMLKKGGSAVDAAIAALLCVGLMNAHSMGIGGGVFFTIYNATTGKVETIDAREVAPMNATEDMFSSNPQLSITGGLAIAVPGEIRGYEMAHRRYGRLPWRELFEPSIQLARRGFPVGKALAKAIDEKRKTIQEDPALCDVFCDSNKRPLKENETIRFVTLADTYERIAWEGPDVFYNGSLAEDLVKDIQAAGGIITLEDLQKYRALLDESPIRIDLGGFTMHTTNAPSSGPVLALILKILKGYNLTAESVSTTEKKILTYHRIVEAFRFAYARRSLLGDPRYLNITDLINDMTSDAFAEDLRRKITDNMTQPESYYEHYYLAPNNQGTTHISVLAEDGSAVSVTSTINRYFGSKVLSQRTGVLLNNEMDDFSSPNITNSFGVAPSPSNYIRPGKRPVSAMNPAILTDSDGSVKMVVGAAGGTMITTATALVILNSLFFNYDLTKAVEYPRIHNQFNPSTVEVEKSFDTNVLNGLKQKKHLTEAMYNNAVVQAVLKQAGSLYAESDPRKGGYPAGY; encoded by the exons ATGGCCAGGAAAAAGGCCGTGGTGACTTCGCTGGTGTTGTTAGTGGTTGCAGTCTGCATCTTCTTAGGAATCTTCTACGGCATGAAACGCAGGGGACCGTCCACCGAGTATACAAAGAACAGACACTTCCCCAGGGCAGCTGTTGCTGCAGATGCAGGACCATGTTCAGAAATTGGGAG GGACATGCTGAAAAAGGGGGGTTCTGCTGTGGATGCCGCTATAGCCGCCCTGCTGTGCGTGGGGCTCATGAATGCTCACAGTATGGGCATTGGTGGGGGGGTCTTCTTCACCATCTACAATGCTACAACAG GAAAGGTAGAAACTATTGATGCACGGGAGGTGGCACCTATGAATGCCACTGAAGACATGTTCAGCAGTAATCCCCAGCTTTCAATAACAG GGGGACTGGCCATCGCTGTGCCAGGTGAGATCCGTGGGTATGAGATGGCGCATCGTCGGTATGGCCGTCTACCGTGGAGGGAGCTGTTTGAGCCCAGCATACAACTGGCACGCCGTGGATTCCCTGTGGGAAAAGCACTGGCAAAAGCTATTGACGAGAAGAGGAAGACCATCCAGGAGGACCCTGCTCTATG TGATGTGTTCTGTGACTCAAACAAACGGCCCCTAAAGGAAAATGAAACCATAAGATTTGTTACCCTTGCCGACACCTACGAACGAATAGCCTGGGAGGGACCTGATGTCTTTTACAATGGAAGCCTGGCTGAGGACCTTGTGAAGGACATTCAGGCTGCAG GGGGCATCATCACTCTGGAAGATCTGCAGAAATACAGGGCATTGTTAGATGAAAGCCCAATTAGGATTGATTTGGGGGGCTTCACCATGCATACCACGAACGCCCCCTCTAGCGGCCCAGTCCTCGCCTTAATACTCAAAATTCTGAAAG GTTACAACCTGACGGCCGAGAGCGTCTCCACCACCGAGAAGAAGATTCTGACATACCACCGCATTGTGGAAGCCTTCCGTTTTGCATATGCCAGGCGGAGCCTATTGGGTGACCCCCGCTACCTGAACATCACAGAT CTCATTAACGATATGACGTCAGATGCCTTTGCTGAGGACCTCCGCAGGAAGATCACAGACAACATGACCCAGCCGGAGAGTTACTATGAGCATTATTATTTGGCTCCTAATAACCAAGGCACAACCCATATCTCTGTGTTGGCAGAGGATGGAAGTGCAGTGTCAGTCACCAGCACCATCAACCGCTA TTTTGGTTCCAAGGTTCTGTCCCAGCGCACCGGAGTTCTCTTGAACAATGAGATGGATGACTTCAGCTCCCCCAACATCACCAATAGCTTTGGTGTGGCACCTTCACCAAGCAACTACATCCGCCCAG GAAAACGACCAGTATCCGCCATGAATCCAGCAATACTTACTGACAGCGATGGATCTGTCAAAatggtggttggagctgccgGAGGAACCATGATCACAACTGCAACAGCCCTG GTGATTCTCAACTCACTGTTCTTTAACTATGACTTGACCAAGGCGGTTGAGTATCCCAGGATCCACAACCAGTTTAATCCCAGCACAGTGGAAGTGGAGAAAAGCTTTGACACG AATGTGTTGAATGGCttaaagcagaagaaacatCTGACTGAGGCGATGTACAACAATGCAGTGGTACAGGCAGTCCTCAAACAGGCAGGCAGCCTCTACGCTGAGTCAGACCCCAGGAAGGGTGGCTACCCTGCAGGCTACTGA